The sequence TCGTCGCTATCAAAAATATCGTGTTCGCGATTATCCTGATTGTGTAACGCGACCTGCACGCCTGCCAAGCGCACGCGAAACGCATCCCGCTCATCCACGCCCTGGGCGTCGCGCCCATAGGCGTAGCCGCCCCAATTCACATAAGCTTCAGCAAAATCGGCGTCGGCTTGCCAGTTTTTTTCCTGTATCAATTGCAAGATACCGGCACCATAGCTGCCCGGCTTCGCTCCAAAAATGCGATAAGTCGCACGCCGTTTGGCTTCGGCTTGTTCCAGTCCTTTTCCAAGCCAGCTATCAAGCTCGACGAGATAATGTTTGCGGACAAAGTTTTGCGTCAGCGGTTCATCTAATAACAGAACCGCGCTGACAGCGTCATCAATCAGCGTAATTAGTTGTGGAAATGCATCCCGAAAAAAACCGCTGATACGCGTTGTAACGTCAATCCGAGGACGTTTTAGCTGATCTAGCGGAATCACCTCAACGCCGGTAACTTGCCGATTTTCAGCACGCCATACCGGGCGCACCCCGAGCAAAGCCAAAATCTGTGCAACATCATCACCGTGGGTACGCATTGCACTGGTGCCCCAGATGCTGATCGCAACGCTTTCAGGATATTCCCCAGCCTCACGCAGGTGTCGTGCCAGCACCTCGTTGGCAAGTTGTTGGCCCACGCGCCACGCCGATTGCGAGGGAACGCTGCGAGGATCGACCGAATAAAAATTTCGGCCGGTTGGCAAGATATGCGCCATGCCCCGCGTCGGCGATCCGCTCGGACCCGCGGGGATATAACCGCCGTTCAATCCGTTAAGCAGGTTATCAATTTCATCCGTGGCACGCGCCAGATTCGGCGCCAGCGTCGTACAGGCGAAATCGATCACGCGCCGCAGTGCACTGAAACGCACAGCCGATGACGGTGGAAATATTGCTGCAGCTGCCGGATTGGATGCCGCTTGCGGTGCCGCATCAGATCCTGCGCTTTTTAGCGGACGCGCAATGCTACTTTTTATCTGAAATTTTTTCGCCTGAGATAGCACGCTAAAAGGCCGCGCTCCAGCGCTCAACGTAGGCTGCAATAACGGTTGACCGACGGCTTCGGTACCGCCAATGTTGCCAAATTGGGTTGTTAATACGGCGTCGATGGCGCTGATGGAAAAATCTTTTTCTTGTAGCGCCGCAAATAGTTTTCGGCATAAGACATCAATCGCGTCCAGCGCATCAGCACGCGTCATAATGGCGCACTGGGCCAGACGGCCCAGCGCCGGATCGGCATTCAGGCGGCGACCTTTATTGTCGAGCAACATGTCCATGCTGAGGCCAAACAGGGTGGCGATTTCTTCCTGTAAGCCTGGCACGTCCTGATTGGGCAATCGCACCAGCGAAATCAGCATATCTACCAGTTGATTATCGGCAGGCCGCTCACCCAGAATATGTAAGCCATCGCGGATTTGAGCTGCACCGAGTTCGCACAGATAGCCGTCCAGATCTTCGATAAGATGCGCCACACCGGCGCCGTCCAGAGTGCTGAGCGCGGCGGGAAGCCCTTCGCCGTGAACGTGGGGATGATCGTGTTCTTCATCATGATCATGATGGTGACCGTGGGCAGCATGATCGTGGTCGTGGTCATGATCGTGATGCAACAATCTGGCTTGCAAATCGGTATCCAGATTGGTCTGTTTCACCAGTTCCCATATTTGCTGCTGCAGAAGCGGCAGCTTTGACGGGTCAAGGACTTCAACCTGATAATACTCATCCACCAGTTGGGTTAGCTGAGCCAGTGCGCCGTAGGTATCGGCGGTGGTCATTGGTGGCGTCAGGTGATCGACAACCACCGCGTGCGCACGACGTTTGGCTTGCGCGCCCTCGCCGGGGTCGTTGATGATGAATGGGTAAAACAGCGGCATATCCGCCAGCAGCGCATCAGGGAAACAATTCTGCGACAGGCCGACCCCTTTTCCAGGCAACCATTCTAAGGTGCCATGTTTGCCCACGTGAACGATCGCATCGGCGCGCCAGGTATCACGTAACCAGCGATACAGCGCATAATAATGATGGGTCGGCGGCAAGTCCGGTTGATGGTAGATCGCATCCGGGTCCATGCCATAACCACGCGGCGGCTGGAGTGCGACAAATGTATTGCCGAGCTCGATTCCTGCAAGCACTACGTGATCGTCATGCACGTACGCTGCACCGGGGGCCGCGCCCCATTGATCCACCATGCGCGCCTGCATTTCTTGCGGCAAATCGGCCAGCCATTCTGCATATTGTGCTGCGGGTACGCGCCCCACGGCATTCAGCAACTGCTGTTCTGTCAGATAGGTATTGTCATAGGCACAGCGATCGATCAACGCGTGAATCAAGGCGGTGCCGCTGTCCGGCAATGCTTCGCCTGTCTGATAGCCTTGAGCCTGCATGGCGCGCAGGATCGACATCAACGATGCGGGCGCATCAAGGCCCACCGCATTACCGATTTGCGCCGCTTTACTATTGGCGTTGGTGAAAATAAAGGCCACACGTTTATCGGTATTTGGGGTCCGCTTCAGACGCGCAAAGCGCTGGGCCAACCCCGCCACACGCGCCACGCGATCCAATACCGGCGCATATTCCATCATCTGACCGGCAGCGTTGGCGGATTTGGTTTTAAACGATACCGGCACCGTGATAATGCGACCATCAAACTCAGGCAACACCACGTTCATCGCGGCGTCTAGCGGGTTCATACCACGGGCAGACTGTTGCCACTGATCTTGCGTCATGCCACTGGTAATAGCTTGCAATACGGGGACATTCAATTGTTCCAGCACCGATACCGACCAACCGGCAGGCGTCGGACCGCCCGGCGTAATTTCTCCCATCGCGAAGGCGGTGGTATTAATCAGCACATCAATCAGCACCGGCTTTTGATGACGATCGTCGCAGTTTTCACTCTTTTCACTGTTTATAAAATAACGCAGCGCGGTCGGAATCGTCGCGGTGTTAGCCGAACCTTCACTGCCGCTGCCGCCGCTACGTAAGGAAGAAGTAAACACCGGCAGGACATTCATGCCGCGTTGCTCCAACGCATCAATCATGGCATCGATAAACCGGGTATTGCCGCTCATCCAATGGGCGCGATAGAACACGATTCCAACGCTAGGCCGGTCGCGTTTGTGTTGCGCCGTATGCGTGGCTAACCAATCTGCCGTCGTCGCGCCCTCTGCCAGATCGGGATGATAGATACCGTGCTCTGGCAATGGCCGTGCTGGCAAATAACCAAACCCGGTTAACATCAGATGATCGGCCAGATACCGCAGCAATTGCGCCAGGTTGACGCTGCCACCGGCGTGAAAATAAGACAACGCTTGCTCAGCGACGTGCGAGGAGACGGTTGAGACGGCAGCCAGTTCAGGATCAGGTTCCCCGGTGCCACTGATGGCGATCAGGTAACAGCCATGCTCACGGGCATAGCGCAACAAGTCGTTAAAACCCGGTACTCCACCCAAGCGCCCTAGCACCCGCAAAATAATAATCCGCGCCCCGGCCAGTTCACTGTCTAACAGATCCGATAACTGCCGGTCTTCCAAGGTCTGCAGATTAATACCAGTCACCAGCGGGAAATCCTGGGGTAACTGGGCGATGGCACTTTGCAAGACCGTCAAATCATTGGCAGTGTGTGTCAGTAAGGCGATGCCTGAACTGCGTGCATGCAGGCGGGCATCAGACATCGATGTTGTCCTCCGGTGACACGTCGCCGCTACCAAGTCGATGAAACACAAGATCGGTCACTTCGCGTCCGTGTTCCAGATGCTCGGTAACGATGCGCTCGATAGCGTCCGCGTCTTCGCAGCGATACCAGATACCTTCCGGATATACCAGCGCCAGCGGTCCTTGATTTTTGCAAGCGACCATGCAGTGCGTGCGGGTGCGCTTGACACGTAATTCAGGCCGCGCATCGATGGCCGCGCCAAGAATGCCGAACATCGCTTCAGCACGCACACCGTCTTCGGTACAACGCGGGCCGGTACACATAAAAATGTGTCGGGAATGGGTTCTCATAAGCTTTTTTCAGGGTATTACAACTGCTAATGCGGTTATCTCAAAGAGGGTCTATGATGATGCTTACGAAGGAGAAATTAATATTGCAGACTGAATAATGGCAATCAATCAACATAATTTCTTCCGCTGCTCATCGTCCTTGTAAGGACGTTACAGCACCCAAAACATTACGTAATATTACGTATTACATGATCTCGCCCGTCGCTTTTTTTCGGTTCAATTTAGCCTTTGGAGTCGGTTAATTGCTTGTAAAAAAAGCCGAAAGCCCCGCCAAGTCCAAGCCAAAAAATGCCGTTTGCAATCGCGGTGGCGTAGATAAAAGCCCTTACTAATTCCGCTGGCGCTGCGCCGCCGTGTATCTGCGGCTCTGGTGCGCCGGCCAGATGCGGTGCCAAAAGCAACACCACGGCCAGCAGTTTTAATGACCAATGACGGCCAAAAACTAGCAATGCCAAAGAAATAGCGGTCAGGGTCGCGGTCGCAGTCCACCACAATTGACGGTCCAAAAGAGGTGCCGCCTGCGTTCCCGGCACTTCCGGCGCGAGCCCAAGCGAAGGCGCTACAAAAACGACGACGTAACCGGCGATACCCCACAACAAACCCTCACGCCAGCCACTGATGCCACCACGCAACAAAATAGCGGCGCCTAGCAGCAGCGCAAAACCCACTGCCATCGTCACATTTGCCATGACGGTGTACAGCGACCTTTCGACGCCATTGGTTGGCTCCCATTCCACTGCTTCATGCTGATGCGCGTCTGCCATCAATGTGCGCGCATGCATGTCCATTGCCGCAGTGGTAGGCTTCTCCAACGCGGTTTGGGCTACTTTTGCTGCGGCTTCCTCATAGACTTCAGCTCGCGCGATGATCGGCGTTGCTTGTATTTTTTGCACGGCTGTCAGCAGCAATCCTGCACATAATCCGGCCAACAGCACGGACGAGACGAAGCGTCTGAAACCGGGTTTAATTGCTAAAAAACTATCGGCTGTTGCGCCGTTCAATGACATGGAAAGCCCGCTGAATGGCGACCGTCATGCGCCGCATTATGCAAGGTCATATTGTGCGAAAAACCCATCGCATAGACCAGCAGCAGCCCGACGACGGCGCTAAGCATTGCAGGGATAACACGCTGTTTCCAGGTGGCTACGGGTACGACGGCGGGGATGTGATCAATAAGACCAGTTGAGGACGTTGACATGTACGATCTTCCTTTTGTAACTTACAACGATATGACTGGCGTGCTCCCCACAAAATAACGGAGTGCGACCAGGAAGGCATAAAGATGTAGCAAGAATGCAGAAAGCGTGACAGCAAAAAAGAGGGAGTGATACAAGACGGAAGACGGGTGCACAGAAGGCAAGGCAATCCATCTGAATCGCCCGCCGCGACACAAACTGCATAACACTTTAGGCCGGTATCCGGGCTGACGAGATGAAATCTGCTGGCAGACCTCACAGTTCGCGCCTTCCCATGCATTGCACAGTGGCGTACTGCAAACTGTTGACTCGCTTACCGTTGCGGGGGCAGCGTCGGAATAATGCCTGAGCACGCACCGACTTCCCGTTTAATTTTACGCGCGACTGCGCGTAAAACACCTAAAGCTATTGCTACCCGCCGAGTATAGGTGGCAGCTTATCAAGTTGCAAGTTTAAGCTGGGGCATGTGAGCGCAAAGGAGAAATCCACCCGGTTTGGTCAGATTAGCGCCATCGTACGATAGCGCTCCACGAAGTTCACTTAAACGACAGCATACACATCCAGTGCCCTCACTTCCTCTTGCGCATTTTTCAGGAGGGCTTGGGCTTCCTTCAGGACTTCTTGCACAGTTGATTGGGGAAGTCCGTCCTGCTCGCTATCAAACGTCATTGACAGGGCAGCGAGGATTGCAGAGGTACGGCTATGGAGGAGTGCGAGGTTGTCGACGATGTTGATGTTTGCGACGATGTTGATGTTTGCGACGATCCTTGCTTGAACGTGGGAAGGCATTTGTAACTTTCTTGGTTAGCGTTACAAGAAGACGACGACAACTGCGCACGAAAACAGCAACGGCTTTGCACCGTCTGTGCGTCTGGATTCGTCAGGCGACTAACCCCGGCTTCCTCTTTCTCAGAGGCACATTATCATGAAGTCATTCTGCCAGGTGTGGAATGCGTCCAAAAGGCTTCCCCCCGCTCGTCTGTTTTAATCACGGGGGACTAATTGCTTTAAAAAATTAATAACAAAACCACACTACAATCAACATCCTTATAAAGGAGACCAACCATGTTTTCAGGATTCGAAAAACACGCTGCCGAAGTCAACGGCACGCACATTAACTATGTCCGCAGCGGCAACGGACCAGCTTTGCTGCTATTACACGGGCATCCGCAAACGCACGTGATCTGGCATAAGGTGGCAGAGGAATTGGCCCAACATTTCACCGTGATTGCTGCCGATTTGCGTGGTTATGGCGACAGTGGCAAGCCGGTGGGACTCGCCGATCAT is a genomic window of Glaciimonas sp. PAMC28666 containing:
- a CDS encoding cobaltochelatase subunit CobN; translation: MSDARLHARSSGIALLTHTANDLTVLQSAIAQLPQDFPLVTGINLQTLEDRQLSDLLDSELAGARIIILRVLGRLGGVPGFNDLLRYAREHGCYLIAISGTGEPDPELAAVSTVSSHVAEQALSYFHAGGSVNLAQLLRYLADHLMLTGFGYLPARPLPEHGIYHPDLAEGATTADWLATHTAQHKRDRPSVGIVFYRAHWMSGNTRFIDAMIDALEQRGMNVLPVFTSSLRSGGSGSEGSANTATIPTALRYFINSEKSENCDDRHQKPVLIDVLINTTAFAMGEITPGGPTPAGWSVSVLEQLNVPVLQAITSGMTQDQWQQSARGMNPLDAAMNVVLPEFDGRIITVPVSFKTKSANAAGQMMEYAPVLDRVARVAGLAQRFARLKRTPNTDKRVAFIFTNANSKAAQIGNAVGLDAPASLMSILRAMQAQGYQTGEALPDSGTALIHALIDRCAYDNTYLTEQQLLNAVGRVPAAQYAEWLADLPQEMQARMVDQWGAAPGAAYVHDDHVVLAGIELGNTFVALQPPRGYGMDPDAIYHQPDLPPTHHYYALYRWLRDTWRADAIVHVGKHGTLEWLPGKGVGLSQNCFPDALLADMPLFYPFIINDPGEGAQAKRRAHAVVVDHLTPPMTTADTYGALAQLTQLVDEYYQVEVLDPSKLPLLQQQIWELVKQTNLDTDLQARLLHHDHDHDHDHAAHGHHHDHDEEHDHPHVHGEGLPAALSTLDGAGVAHLIEDLDGYLCELGAAQIRDGLHILGERPADNQLVDMLISLVRLPNQDVPGLQEEIATLFGLSMDMLLDNKGRRLNADPALGRLAQCAIMTRADALDAIDVLCRKLFAALQEKDFSISAIDAVLTTQFGNIGGTEAVGQPLLQPTLSAGARPFSVLSQAKKFQIKSSIARPLKSAGSDAAPQAASNPAAAAIFPPSSAVRFSALRRVIDFACTTLAPNLARATDEIDNLLNGLNGGYIPAGPSGSPTRGMAHILPTGRNFYSVDPRSVPSQSAWRVGQQLANEVLARHLREAGEYPESVAISIWGTSAMRTHGDDVAQILALLGVRPVWRAENRQVTGVEVIPLDQLKRPRIDVTTRISGFFRDAFPQLITLIDDAVSAVLLLDEPLTQNFVRKHYLVELDSWLGKGLEQAEAKRRATYRIFGAKPGSYGAGILQLIQEKNWQADADFAEAYVNWGGYAYGRDAQGVDERDAFRVRLAGVQVALHNQDNREHDIFDSDDYLQFHGGMIATIRALTGTQPKHYFGDSHDPARAQVRDLKEETLRVFRSRVVNPKWLTSIQRHGYKGGLELTATVDYLFGYDATAQVMDDWMYEEVASTYGFDPTMQKFLQEANPWAQNAIAERLLEAASRGMWAAPKPETLDALRELFLRSETLLEARGETPRAVASAAAYHGQP
- a CDS encoding CbtA family protein; translated protein: MSLNGATADSFLAIKPGFRRFVSSVLLAGLCAGLLLTAVQKIQATPIIARAEVYEEAAAKVAQTALEKPTTAAMDMHARTLMADAHQHEAVEWEPTNGVERSLYTVMANVTMAVGFALLLGAAILLRGGISGWREGLLWGIAGYVVVFVAPSLGLAPEVPGTQAAPLLDRQLWWTATATLTAISLALLVFGRHWSLKLLAVVLLLAPHLAGAPEPQIHGGAAPAELVRAFIYATAIANGIFWLGLGGAFGFFYKQLTDSKG
- a CDS encoding ferredoxin; this encodes MRTHSRHIFMCTGPRCTEDGVRAEAMFGILGAAIDARPELRVKRTRTHCMVACKNQGPLALVYPEGIWYRCEDADAIERIVTEHLEHGREVTDLVFHRLGSGDVSPEDNIDV
- a CDS encoding CbtB domain-containing protein, encoding MSTSSTGLIDHIPAVVPVATWKQRVIPAMLSAVVGLLLVYAMGFSHNMTLHNAAHDGRHSAGFPCH